ATACACCAGCAGCGCGAGCGACAGGATCAGTCCGGTGAACACCCCGTTCTGGATGTTGGGCGCGAAGGCGAGGGTCGCGACAAAGGTGACCGCCGCGGCGGCGCCGTCGTCGCGGCTCGCCCGCCAGGCGCGCCGCATCGTCCCGGTGTCGATCAGCCCGGCCACCGCCTGCAGGATGATCGCTGCCAGTACCGGCTTGGGCAGGTGCCACAGCAGCGGGGTGAGGTAGAGCAGGGCGAGCAGCACGAAGGCCGCGGTGACGATGGACGACAGGCCGGTGCGCGCGTCGCTGGCGGAGTTGAGTGCGGAGCGCGAGAACGAGGCGCTCACCGGCATGCCGCTGGTGAAGGCGGCAGCGAGCTTGCCCAGGCCCTGGCCGATGAGCTCCTGGTCCTGCCGCCAGGCCTG
The window above is part of the Candidatus Hydrogenedentota bacterium genome. Proteins encoded here:
- a CDS encoding SulP family inorganic anion transporter, which encodes LPGVPLVVAATIALSAWTGFAAQGGAVVGAVPAGLPGFSLPPLRPELIAALLPAAFVVAMVSFMEAASSAKLISGRTRQAWRQDQELIGQGLGKLAAAFTSGMPVSASFSRSALNSASDARTGLSSIVTAAFVLLALLYLTPLLWHLPKPVLAAIILQAVAGLIDTGTMRRAWRASRDDGAAAAVTFVATLAFAPNIQNGVFTGLILSLALLVY